A single window of Flavobacterium sp. 140616W15 DNA harbors:
- a CDS encoding T9SS-dependent choice-of-anchor J family protein, translating into MKNIYSLRHLMAFFSFFYCFSVNLFAQTAPPAQTLPYSQLFDPFPSTVVEYPVGFQGWLVATTTGKTFNTNGILISDKALTAGGSASSASGNIYNFENKIGFLNTGSADFAIGFAFITTGQKAIKVKYDIMTIRNPYGTGTGTTLPSRINEMVLQYRVGTTGVFTSLLPTAYRNNTVGQIDKGVVIPQNLKSIEVILPEECNDKSIVQIRWISREDSGSGTRPSFAISNINIQQDLFPPVNSVDYPKIDNVLSDEFDFHNKIDEVGKTYYVLVATTDAAPTPAQIKGGLNASGTVALQSGVLDIADEALVYSKTIVGLALNTAYSVYSISEDPYGNIQATANKIDVTTSAVVSPKITTTITAIDLGTEEENFSSSALDYKIEGANLINPVTVTATANFAVSKDNITFGPSVVYDLGAFASNATPTVYVRFTPNGLGSFTGQITHQSTNAATKIVTVSGFGINPYVQNFNDANVFTNSGWTSYSVAGVANQWKSTTTNANSAPGAVVMNGFSDGGVSEDWLISPKLRLNSFNNYPLLSFYSRKYFAGPSLKLMVSTNYDGKSSPDTASWTEIDGNFPVTTGTYVQSQYINLGAYITDHTYVAWVYETLSGGSGNASEWTIDDVAITNELGFVDSNPNLDFGDVSPNAVSTSKSFIFKAGGYGDVTIAAPLDYQLSLNDSNFLSSVTVSEADALLGKTIYARFTPSTKELSITGTLTLTGTSLNKNIGTLKGSSLPKADTFDVVTYNLEFFGTDIKDKSGKEFGPTDNALQIANVAKAMIKLDADVYAVQEVSDDKAMEELIKQISVGGKTFDKVTSPSWSYSFNEADPNFPAQKLVVIYNTQIATVTSQRVMFKEFYDDLRAGTETLVNYPGTNANFFSSGRLPYMVQIKTDIGGVKRLINLVNLHARANSGSDISKYNMRKYDAQVLKDSLDRYYANSDLIILGDYNDDVKASVVTPNPSSYKMFVDDVANYNALTLDISKAGAFSFLSSGGFLDHIMISNELNSEYIPNSIAVYDPRSDINNYVNTTSDHGPVIARFELKKSTLGTIDFETKNGFAVKTYPNPATDIVNVLVKTNDDKKLKLRLYDITGRMIGKPVDVNGGTENSTSVIQISDLKSGIYIYTLSENNKVVFKDKIIKK; encoded by the coding sequence ATGAAAAACATTTACTCTTTACGCCATTTAATGGCTTTTTTTAGTTTTTTTTATTGCTTTTCGGTGAATCTCTTTGCCCAGACAGCACCACCGGCCCAAACATTGCCTTATTCTCAATTATTTGATCCATTTCCATCGACAGTAGTAGAATATCCAGTTGGATTTCAAGGATGGTTGGTTGCTACGACTACTGGAAAGACATTTAATACAAATGGTATTTTAATTAGTGATAAAGCATTAACTGCTGGGGGTTCAGCAAGTAGTGCTAGTGGAAATATATATAATTTTGAGAATAAAATAGGTTTTCTTAATACAGGATCTGCTGATTTTGCTATTGGATTTGCTTTTATCACTACTGGCCAAAAAGCGATTAAGGTTAAATATGATATAATGACTATTCGTAATCCTTATGGTACAGGTACAGGTACTACTCTACCAAGCCGTATAAATGAAATGGTTTTGCAATACCGAGTTGGGACTACTGGGGTTTTTACATCTTTATTACCAACAGCTTATAGAAATAATACCGTTGGACAAATTGACAAAGGTGTTGTAATTCCTCAAAATTTGAAAAGCATAGAAGTAATATTACCTGAAGAGTGTAATGATAAAAGTATAGTGCAGATTAGGTGGATTTCTAGAGAGGACTCAGGCTCAGGAACTCGTCCTTCGTTTGCAATTTCAAATATTAATATTCAACAAGATCTATTTCCTCCAGTAAATAGTGTTGATTATCCAAAAATAGATAATGTTTTATCGGATGAGTTTGATTTTCATAATAAAATTGATGAGGTAGGTAAAACATATTATGTATTAGTAGCTACTACTGATGCAGCGCCTACACCAGCACAAATAAAAGGAGGCTTGAACGCAAGTGGAACAGTAGCATTACAATCTGGTGTATTGGATATTGCAGATGAAGCATTGGTTTATTCAAAAACCATTGTAGGTTTAGCACTAAATACAGCATATAGTGTTTACTCTATTTCTGAAGATCCATATGGTAACATACAAGCAACAGCGAATAAAATCGATGTTACTACTTCAGCTGTTGTGTCGCCAAAAATAACTACAACGATTACAGCTATTGATTTGGGTACCGAAGAAGAAAATTTTAGTTCATCAGCTTTAGATTATAAAATAGAAGGGGCCAATCTTATTAATCCTGTAACAGTTACAGCAACAGCTAATTTTGCAGTATCTAAGGATAATATTACTTTTGGACCTTCTGTTGTATATGATTTAGGAGCTTTTGCTTCAAACGCGACTCCAACAGTTTATGTACGTTTTACACCAAATGGACTTGGTAGTTTTACAGGACAAATTACTCATCAATCAACCAATGCAGCAACTAAAATAGTGACTGTATCAGGTTTTGGAATTAATCCATACGTTCAGAATTTTAATGATGCCAATGTTTTTACTAATAGCGGTTGGACATCTTATAGTGTAGCTGGTGTTGCTAATCAATGGAAAAGTACAACTACAAATGCTAATTCAGCTCCCGGAGCAGTGGTAATGAATGGATTTTCAGATGGTGGAGTAAGTGAAGATTGGTTGATTTCACCAAAATTACGCTTAAATAGCTTTAATAATTATCCATTATTATCATTTTATTCTCGTAAATATTTTGCCGGACCAAGTTTAAAATTAATGGTTTCTACAAATTACGATGGAAAAAGTAGCCCTGATACTGCTAGTTGGACAGAAATAGATGGTAACTTTCCTGTAACAACGGGAACTTATGTTCAATCACAATACATTAATTTAGGAGCATACATAACGGATCATACTTATGTAGCTTGGGTTTACGAAACGTTATCAGGAGGTAGTGGTAATGCATCAGAGTGGACGATTGATGATGTAGCTATAACAAATGAGCTAGGATTCGTAGATTCAAATCCTAATTTAGATTTTGGAGATGTGAGTCCAAATGCAGTTTCTACTAGTAAGTCTTTTATTTTTAAAGCTGGTGGTTACGGTGATGTTACTATCGCTGCTCCATTAGATTATCAATTATCTCTTAATGATTCTAACTTTTTATCAAGTGTTACTGTAAGCGAAGCTGATGCATTGCTTGGGAAAACAATTTATGCAAGATTTACACCTTCTACAAAAGAATTGTCTATAACAGGTACATTGACATTAACAGGAACTTCATTGAATAAAAATATTGGTACATTAAAAGGTTCTTCTTTGCCTAAAGCAGATACATTTGATGTTGTAACATATAATCTTGAATTTTTTGGGACAGATATAAAAGATAAAAGTGGCAAAGAATTCGGGCCTACAGATAATGCATTACAAATAGCTAATGTTGCAAAAGCAATGATTAAGTTAGATGCCGATGTTTATGCTGTACAAGAAGTGTCTGATGATAAAGCAATGGAAGAATTAATTAAACAAATTAGTGTTGGTGGTAAAACATTTGATAAAGTTACTTCACCTAGTTGGTCTTATTCATTTAATGAAGCTGATCCAAATTTTCCTGCACAAAAATTAGTTGTGATTTATAATACTCAAATAGCAACGGTTACAAGTCAACGTGTAATGTTTAAGGAATTTTATGATGACCTTCGTGCTGGAACAGAAACTTTAGTAAATTACCCAGGTACCAATGCTAATTTTTTCTCGTCAGGACGTTTGCCGTATATGGTACAAATAAAAACAGATATTGGAGGAGTAAAAAGATTAATTAATTTGGTTAATCTCCATGCACGTGCCAATAGCGGAAGTGATATCAGTAAATACAACATGCGTAAATATGATGCACAAGTATTAAAAGACAGTCTAGATCGTTATTATGCAAATTCTGATTTAATCATTTTGGGAGATTATAATGATGACGTAAAAGCATCTGTTGTAACACCAAATCCTTCTTCATATAAAATGTTTGTAGATGATGTCGCAAATTATAATGCACTTACTTTAGATATTAGTAAAGCAGGAGCTTTTAGTTTCTTGAGTTCAGGTGGATTTTTGGATCATATTATGATATCAAATGAATTAAATAGTGAATATATCCCTAATTCGATTGCAGTATATGATCCTCGTTCGGATATAAATAATTATGTAAATACAACATCGGATCACGGGCCAGTAATTGCTCGTTTCGAATTAAAAAAATCTACATTAGGGACAATTGATTTTGAAACTAAGAATGGTTTTGCAGTAAAAACATATCCTAATCCAGCGACAGATATCGTGAATGTTCTTGTAAAAACGAATGATGACAAGAAATTAAAGTTAAGACTTTATGATATTACAGGGCGTATGATAGGAAAGCCAGTTGATGTAAATGGAGGGACAGAAAATAGCACTTCGGTAATCCAGATAAGTGATTTAAAATCGGGAATTTATATTTACACTTTATCAGAAAACAATAAAGTTGTTTTTAAAGATAAGATTATAAAAAAATAA
- a CDS encoding DUF5522 domain-containing protein yields MKNCSSCGTAFNCGDSPDGNKCWCNDFPPIFVPSEVVDCLCPNCFKNACAVKIDDYVNTITPEIAIDNKASVLPKNNTLIEGIDYYLENGNYVFKEWFHLKRGSCCGNGCRHCPYKQL; encoded by the coding sequence GTGAAAAATTGCTCTAGCTGCGGAACTGCATTTAATTGTGGAGATTCTCCCGATGGAAACAAATGTTGGTGCAACGACTTCCCTCCTATTTTTGTACCTTCGGAAGTTGTAGATTGTCTTTGCCCGAATTGTTTCAAAAATGCTTGCGCTGTAAAAATAGATGATTATGTAAATACAATTACTCCCGAAATTGCAATTGATAATAAAGCTTCGGTTTTACCTAAAAACAATACGCTAATTGAAGGAATCGATTATTATCTGGAAAATGGAAATTATGTTTTTAAGGAATGGTTTCATTTGAAAAGGGGAAGTTGTTGTGGAAACGGATGTAGACATTGCCCCTATAAACAATTGTAA
- a CDS encoding tRNA (cytidine(34)-2'-O)-methyltransferase, with the protein MLNIVLVEPEIPNNTGNIGRLCVGTQSRLHLVHPFGFVINDKNLKRSGLDYWVHLDVTEYQNVAEWKAQIPDLSRVFLMSSHAEKSYLETDFQDGDWLVFGKESVGLSKEVLEQFENHLTIPMSSLIRSFNIANSVAFVVGEAKRQIGLKL; encoded by the coding sequence ATGTTAAATATAGTTCTCGTAGAACCCGAAATACCTAATAATACTGGAAATATTGGCCGATTGTGCGTTGGTACCCAAAGCCGATTGCATTTAGTGCATCCATTTGGTTTTGTTATAAATGATAAAAACCTAAAGCGTTCCGGACTCGATTATTGGGTTCATCTTGATGTAACCGAATATCAAAATGTGGCCGAATGGAAAGCTCAAATTCCAGATTTATCACGCGTATTCCTTATGAGTTCTCATGCCGAAAAATCATATCTTGAAACTGATTTCCAAGATGGAGATTGGTTGGTTTTTGGTAAAGAAAGTGTAGGATTGAGTAAGGAAGTTTTAGAACAGTTCGAAAATCATCTTACGATTCCGATGTCATCTTTAATCAGAAGCTTTAATATCGCAAATTCGGTTGCTTTTGTTGTTGGTGAAGCTAAGAGACAGATTGGATTAAAGCTTTAA
- a CDS encoding ABC transporter ATP-binding protein: METILSTSNLSIGYKSKKATITIAQNLNLNLEPGKLIALIGANGIGKSTLLRTITGIQHPLSGTVLLNDKNVFEYKPLNLAQNLSIVLTEKLPSSNLSVFELVALGRQPYTNWIGTLSRYDIKKVNEALELTQISHLSHKKHYEISDGQLQKVLIARALAQDTPLIILDEPTTHLDLLHKVALFKLLKKLTNETGKCILFSTHDIDLAIQLSDEMIIMTPETVIQDEPCNLIATGSFATLFKDDHITFDAEKGKFVIT; encoded by the coding sequence ATGGAAACTATCTTATCAACTTCGAACTTAAGTATTGGCTACAAGTCCAAGAAAGCAACTATAACTATTGCTCAAAACTTAAACCTGAACTTAGAACCAGGCAAACTTATAGCTTTAATTGGTGCTAACGGAATTGGGAAATCGACTTTGTTGCGCACCATAACAGGAATTCAACATCCGCTGTCAGGAACAGTTTTATTAAATGATAAAAATGTATTCGAATATAAACCACTAAATTTAGCTCAAAACTTAAGTATTGTTTTAACTGAAAAATTACCGTCAAGTAATTTATCCGTTTTTGAATTGGTAGCTTTAGGACGTCAGCCTTATACTAACTGGATTGGAACTTTAAGTAGATACGATATCAAAAAAGTAAATGAGGCATTGGAACTCACTCAAATAAGCCATTTATCGCATAAAAAACATTACGAAATAAGTGATGGACAATTGCAAAAAGTGTTAATTGCAAGAGCTTTGGCACAAGATACGCCACTTATTATTCTTGATGAGCCTACAACACATCTTGATTTATTACACAAAGTAGCTTTGTTTAAATTGCTCAAGAAGCTAACAAATGAAACAGGAAAATGCATCCTGTTTTCTACACATGATATTGATTTGGCAATTCAATTAAGTGATGAAATGATTATTATGACACCTGAAACAGTTATACAGGACGAGCCTTGCAACTTAATTGCGACAGGTAGTTTTGCAACTTTGTTTAAAGATGATCATATTACTTTTGATGCCGAAAAAGGAAAGTTTGTAATTACTTAA
- a CDS encoding ABC transporter substrate-binding protein yields the protein MKSSLHKVVFLFSFLVVIGCKKNESTPETKTEIGQNSIEYASGLSINKFTGYSVVKVSNPWPDAGKAYTYVLKEKDGVVPDSLKTYTTIQVPLQTIVVTSTTNIPFLEMLDVENNLVGFPHTDYVSSEKTRKLIDKGSVKNVGQNEKLNIEQLIELAPNLIVTFGVDNNNPMLDNLQKSGLKVLIQADWMEQSPLGKAEWIKLYGALFGKEAQAKELFDKIVTSYNEAKKLVSSKKATSTVLYGSMYMDQWYVAKGNSWVAQFMADAKADYLWANLEGTGSQGLSFEKILDKAKTASVWIATGSFKSLSELEKSNPHYSQFDAFKTKNVYTFESKFGATGGTVYYELAPSRPDLVLKDYIKIFHPELLPSYEFAFASKLN from the coding sequence ATGAAGTCATCATTACATAAAGTCGTTTTTCTTTTCTCTTTTTTAGTAGTAATAGGATGCAAGAAAAATGAAAGTACGCCAGAAACAAAAACTGAAATAGGACAAAACAGTATCGAATATGCCTCGGGACTTTCTATTAATAAATTCACAGGTTATTCAGTTGTAAAAGTTTCAAATCCATGGCCAGATGCTGGAAAAGCTTATACTTATGTATTAAAAGAAAAAGACGGAGTTGTACCAGATAGCTTAAAAACTTATACAACTATTCAGGTTCCTTTACAGACAATTGTAGTAACATCAACAACTAATATTCCGTTTTTAGAAATGCTTGATGTCGAAAATAATTTGGTAGGTTTTCCACATACCGATTATGTTTCTTCGGAGAAAACCAGAAAATTAATAGATAAAGGTTCTGTTAAGAATGTAGGTCAAAATGAAAAATTAAATATCGAACAACTTATAGAATTAGCACCAAATTTAATTGTCACTTTTGGGGTAGATAACAACAACCCAATGTTAGATAATTTACAAAAAAGCGGTTTAAAAGTGCTTATTCAAGCCGATTGGATGGAACAATCACCACTAGGAAAAGCGGAATGGATTAAACTTTACGGAGCATTATTTGGAAAAGAAGCGCAAGCCAAAGAACTTTTTGATAAAATTGTAACTAGTTATAATGAGGCTAAAAAATTAGTGTCTTCAAAGAAAGCAACTTCAACAGTTTTATATGGTTCGATGTATATGGATCAATGGTATGTTGCTAAAGGAAATAGTTGGGTTGCCCAATTTATGGCCGATGCCAAAGCCGATTATTTATGGGCAAATCTAGAAGGAACAGGAAGTCAGGGCTTATCTTTTGAAAAAATATTAGATAAAGCCAAAACAGCTTCGGTTTGGATTGCGACAGGTTCTTTTAAATCATTATCAGAATTAGAAAAAAGTAATCCACATTACAGCCAGTTCGATGCTTTTAAAACGAAAAATGTATATACTTTCGAGAGTAAATTTGGAGCAACTGGAGGAACGGTTTATTATGAATTGGCACCAAGCCGTCCAGATTTAGTTCTTAAAGATTACATTAAGATATTTCATCCTGAGTTATTGCCAAGTTATGAATTTGCGTTTGCGTCTAAATTAAACTAA
- a CDS encoding iron ABC transporter permease — protein sequence MANQKRNTILFFILGLALLLLFFLDISFGSITIPFKEVYTSLTGGEASKSTWEYIIINYRLPKAITAVLVGVGLAISGLLMQTLFRNPLAGPDVLGLSSGAILAVAIVILGAGLLPSFLNTILLSSYGIVFASTLGSISVLFLVLLVSQRLRNTMAILIVGLMFGSFTSAIVGVLTYFSSAEQLQKFTFWSLGSLGNLSWSSIIVLAVSVSIGLLLSAFSIKPLNALLLGENYAKSMGLNFKRTRLIIILATSILAGSVTAFAGPIAFIGLAVPHIAKLTFRTSNHAVLYWSTLFYGGIIMLFCDIASQLPGLETTLPINAITSIIGAPVVIWLLVRKRNFE from the coding sequence TTGGCGAATCAAAAGCGAAATACAATCTTGTTCTTTATACTCGGTTTAGCACTTTTGTTACTATTCTTTCTAGATATTAGTTTTGGGTCAATTACAATCCCGTTCAAAGAAGTTTATACCAGTTTAACAGGAGGGGAAGCAAGTAAATCAACATGGGAATATATCATAATTAATTACCGTTTGCCCAAAGCTATAACGGCAGTATTGGTAGGTGTAGGATTAGCGATAAGCGGTTTATTAATGCAAACATTATTTAGGAATCCATTGGCTGGTCCAGATGTCTTAGGATTAAGTTCGGGAGCAATATTAGCAGTAGCTATTGTAATTTTAGGAGCGGGTTTATTACCTTCATTTTTAAATACAATTTTGCTATCAAGCTACGGAATCGTATTCGCATCGACATTAGGAAGTATTTCTGTTTTATTTCTGGTCTTATTAGTATCGCAACGATTACGAAATACTATGGCTATTTTAATCGTAGGACTTATGTTTGGTAGTTTTACCAGTGCCATTGTTGGAGTTTTAACCTATTTTAGTTCGGCAGAACAATTACAGAAATTCACTTTTTGGTCATTAGGAAGTCTGGGGAATCTCTCTTGGTCTTCGATTATTGTTTTAGCAGTTAGTGTTAGTATTGGCTTGCTTTTAAGTGCTTTTAGTATTAAGCCATTAAATGCATTGCTTCTAGGAGAGAATTATGCCAAAAGCATGGGGCTTAATTTCAAGAGAACAAGGCTCATCATCATTTTGGCAACAAGTATTTTAGCCGGAAGTGTTACCGCTTTTGCAGGGCCAATAGCTTTTATCGGGCTAGCTGTTCCTCATATTGCCAAGCTTACATTCAGAACTAGTAATCATGCCGTTTTATATTGGAGTACTCTTTTTTATGGCGGAATAATTATGTTGTTTTGCGACATCGCATCACAATTACCAGGATTAGAAACCACATTGCCTATTAATGCAATAACATCAATAATTGGAGCACCAGTAGTAATTTGGCTATTAGTTCGAAAAAGAAATTTTGAGTAA
- the cobU gene encoding bifunctional adenosylcobinamide kinase/adenosylcobinamide-phosphate guanylyltransferase gives MIYLITGGERSGKSGYAQELALELTNTPIYVATARKWDEDFQNRIDRHQQERDERWTNIEKEKHLSEIDFSGKVALIDCVTLWLTNFFVDTKNDVTLSLDEAKAEFLKIANQPDATLIIVTNEIGMGLHADTHVGRKFTELQGWMNQFLAKNADTVVLMVSGIPVKIKG, from the coding sequence ATGATTTACTTGATTACTGGTGGGGAACGTTCGGGGAAAAGTGGTTATGCTCAAGAACTGGCTTTAGAACTTACGAATACGCCAATTTATGTGGCGACGGCTCGAAAATGGGATGAAGATTTCCAGAATAGAATTGACAGACACCAACAAGAACGAGACGAACGCTGGACAAATATTGAAAAGGAAAAACACTTGAGCGAAATTGATTTTTCGGGTAAAGTGGCTTTGATTGATTGTGTAACGCTTTGGTTAACGAACTTTTTTGTTGACACTAAAAACGATGTTACATTATCTCTTGATGAAGCTAAAGCTGAATTCTTGAAAATAGCCAATCAGCCAGATGCAACCTTGATAATTGTAACTAACGAAATCGGAATGGGACTTCATGCTGATACACATGTAGGAAGAAAATTTACGGAATTACAAGGCTGGATGAATCAGTTTCTTGCCAAAAATGCCGATACTGTTGTATTAATGGTTTCTGGAATTCCGGTAAAAATAAAAGGATAA
- a CDS encoding four helix bundle protein — MKNNIVKDKSFDFAIRIVKLYQYLCTEKKEFILSKQLLRSGTSIGAMVREAEHAESKNDFIHKFAIAQKETNESVYWLELLKATDYLNEKQFETIYNDAISILKLITSILKTTKQQLTINN, encoded by the coding sequence ATGAAAAACAATATTGTAAAAGATAAAAGTTTTGATTTCGCCATTCGGATAGTTAAATTATATCAATACTTATGTACTGAGAAAAAGGAATTTATACTTTCTAAACAACTTTTAAGATCAGGAACAAGTATTGGTGCAATGGTTCGAGAAGCAGAACATGCTGAAAGTAAAAATGATTTTATCCATAAATTTGCGATTGCTCAAAAAGAGACCAATGAATCCGTTTATTGGTTAGAGTTATTAAAAGCAACTGATTATTTAAATGAAAAACAATTCGAAACCATATATAATGATGCAATTTCAATATTAAAACTTATAACTAGTATCCTTAAAACTACTAAGCAACAACTTACAATTAATAATTAA
- the cobT gene encoding nicotinate-nucleotide--dimethylbenzimidazole phosphoribosyltransferase yields MSYLDDILKSRRDTRHFTNDEVPDEVIQKALQAGHWAPSVGLTDATKYYIIKSDGVKKAIKDLFLDYNKKAESLTDDEHQKEHYKSLKLEAIEEAPIGMIIAYDRSVLNNFTIGTVGSNEAVKFSSVCAAQNIWLSLTEQGYGMGWVSILNYYQFKKIIDLPENIEPLGYFCIGKPATNYDNQPMLQQLNWKQKSETFDCIEIKTINESFAPKLDLENQSKIEITASFKESLQHKIDSKTKPLGSLGILEKLAFQIGTVFQTLNPEIIKPNIVVFAADHGIANHGVSAYPQDVTRQMVGNFLEGGAAINVFCKQNNIELSIVDAGINYDFPTNANLINAKIAKGTQSFLHVPAMSETELQLCFLKGSEIVDSIAKTGSNCIGFGEMGIGNTSTASVLMSVLTSFSIKECVGKGTGVDDAKLNEKQEILKKAIENYSGQAELKEQLAYFGGFEIMQMAGGMLAAYKNNMLILVDGFICTVAFLIAFKINPDIKKNAIFCHSSAEQGHQKLLDHLEAKSVLQLDLRLGEGTGCAIALPILQSAVSFLNEMATFENAGISNK; encoded by the coding sequence ATGAGTTATTTAGATGATATTTTAAAATCACGCCGCGATACACGCCATTTTACAAATGATGAAGTTCCTGACGAGGTTATCCAAAAAGCGTTGCAGGCAGGACATTGGGCACCTTCGGTAGGTTTGACTGATGCAACTAAATACTACATCATAAAATCTGATGGGGTTAAAAAAGCTATCAAAGATTTATTTTTAGATTATAATAAAAAAGCAGAATCATTAACTGATGATGAGCACCAAAAAGAACATTATAAATCCTTAAAACTAGAGGCCATTGAGGAAGCTCCGATTGGGATGATTATTGCGTATGATCGCTCGGTACTGAACAACTTTACTATAGGAACTGTTGGTAGTAATGAAGCGGTAAAATTTAGCTCGGTTTGTGCTGCCCAAAATATATGGTTATCACTTACGGAACAAGGTTACGGTATGGGTTGGGTTTCTATATTAAACTATTATCAGTTCAAGAAAATAATTGACTTACCCGAAAACATAGAGCCACTAGGCTATTTTTGCATTGGAAAACCCGCAACGAACTATGACAATCAACCGATGTTGCAACAATTGAACTGGAAACAGAAATCAGAAACTTTTGATTGCATCGAAATTAAAACTATAAATGAGAGTTTTGCTCCGAAATTAGATTTAGAAAATCAATCGAAAATTGAAATTACTGCTTCTTTCAAAGAATCACTACAACATAAAATTGACTCAAAAACGAAACCTCTTGGTTCTTTGGGTATTTTAGAAAAATTAGCATTCCAAATCGGGACTGTTTTTCAGACTTTGAATCCTGAGATTATAAAACCTAATATCGTTGTTTTTGCCGCAGATCACGGAATTGCCAATCATGGTGTAAGCGCGTATCCGCAAGACGTTACCCGACAAATGGTCGGTAATTTTCTTGAAGGTGGAGCAGCAATTAATGTGTTTTGTAAACAAAACAATATTGAACTTTCTATCGTAGATGCTGGTATAAATTATGATTTCCCTACCAATGCCAATTTAATTAATGCTAAAATTGCTAAAGGAACTCAGTCCTTTTTACATGTTCCCGCAATGAGCGAAACTGAACTACAATTATGTTTCTTAAAAGGATCTGAAATTGTTGATTCTATTGCAAAAACAGGAAGTAATTGTATTGGGTTTGGCGAAATGGGTATTGGGAATACCTCTACAGCTTCTGTCTTGATGAGTGTTTTAACTAGTTTCTCTATTAAGGAATGTGTGGGAAAAGGAACTGGAGTTGATGATGCTAAACTAAATGAGAAACAGGAAATCTTAAAAAAAGCTATCGAAAATTATTCTGGTCAAGCCGAATTAAAAGAGCAACTAGCTTATTTTGGTGGTTTTGAAATCATGCAGATGGCTGGCGGGATGTTAGCCGCTTATAAAAACAACATGCTTATTCTTGTAGATGGTTTTATTTGTACTGTCGCCTTTTTAATTGCCTTTAAAATAAATCCTGACATTAAAAAGAATGCAATTTTCTGTCATTCTTCGGCTGAACAAGGACATCAGAAATTATTAGATCATCTTGAGGCCAAATCGGTTTTACAACTTGATTTACGCTTAGGCGAAGGAACTGGTTGTGCCATTGCTTTACCAATATTACAATCGGCAGTGTCTTTTCTTAACGAAATGGCTACTTTTGAGAATGCTGGGATTAGTAATAAGTAA
- a CDS encoding pseudouridine synthase: MPHQHFILSKPYGYLSQFIYELKRKKKLLGELYNFPEGTMAIGRLDEDSEGLLLLTTDGKVSEQIRSKKVDKEYYVQVDGIITPEAIEELQKGVEIGFDGGKYKTKPCSAFIVTEIPDFGPRAKKIRDERHGPTSWASITVNEGKFRQVRKMTAAVGFPTLRLVRVRIGNVYLQGLKAGEVLEVPNFKLDNISI, encoded by the coding sequence ATGCCACATCAACATTTTATTCTTTCTAAGCCATACGGTTATTTAAGTCAGTTTATATATGAGCTAAAAAGAAAGAAAAAACTATTAGGTGAATTATATAATTTCCCTGAAGGCACAATGGCTATTGGCAGACTTGATGAAGATTCAGAAGGTTTGCTATTGCTTACCACTGATGGAAAAGTAAGTGAACAAATAAGAAGTAAAAAAGTCGATAAGGAATACTACGTTCAAGTTGATGGAATTATTACTCCTGAAGCAATTGAAGAATTACAAAAAGGGGTAGAAATAGGTTTTGATGGTGGAAAGTATAAAACCAAACCTTGCTCTGCTTTTATCGTTACCGAAATTCCTGATTTTGGTCCTAGAGCAAAAAAAATTCGAGACGAACGACATGGTCCCACTTCATGGGCTTCGATAACGGTAAATGAAGGTAAATTTCGCCAAGTGCGAAAAATGACTGCTGCCGTTGGTTTTCCTACTTTAAGATTGGTACGTGTTCGTATAGGAAATGTATATTTGCAAGGCTTAAAAGCTGGGGAAGTTCTTGAAGTACCCAATTTTAAATTAGATAATATATCAATCTGA